The genomic DNA CTAGAAAATACCACCATGGGTAAGGTGGTTGCGCTAGGCCCAGACACAAAGCTGGCGATAACTAGGTCGTCTAAAGATAGCGTGAAGGCGAGTAGCCACCCCGCTACCAAGGCAGGCAAAATAGTCGGTAAGGTTATCACAAAAAACACCTTAAAAGGGGTTGCGCCTAAGTCCATTGCCGCTTCTTCGATACTTTTGTCTAGCTCTCTAAGGCGAGAGCTTACTACCACCGATACATAGGCGGTACAAAAGGTCACATGAGCAATCCAAATGGTCAGCATGCCGCGTTGGCTAAATAGGTCAAACACTTGACCTAGAGAGATGAACAAAAGTAGCAGGCTTAAACCAGTTATCACCTCGGGCATTACCAACGGTGCGGTAATCATAAAGGCGAAGCTAGTTTCACCGCGAAACTTCTTAAAGCGGGTCATCACAAAGGCGGCTAAAGTGCCTAAGACTACCGCGGCACTGGCCGACAGAAAACCGATGGTTAAACTGAGGGTAATGCCGTTCATTAATAGGGTGTCTTCAAACAGCGCGCCGTACCACTGGGTAGAAAAGCCGCTCCATACGGTCACCAAACGGTTAGCGTTAAATGAATAAATAACTAGGCTAAGAATCGGCACATAAAGGAAGGATAAGCCTAAACCTAAAATTAGCCACTTCCACTTGGTTTTATAGACTGGTATTGCGTCCATTAAGCCGCCTCCAACTCACGTTTTTGATAACGATAGAACAACAATATCGGTACCATTAATAGTAATAACATCACCGATGCAACGGCGGCGGCCACTGGCCAGTCTCGGTTATTGAAGAATTCTTGCCAGAGGATCTTACCGATAAGGATCGAGTCTGGGCCACCAAGTAATTCAGGAATAACAAATTCACCCACAGCTGGAATAAATACCAACATCGAACCGGCGATAACCCCTGCCTTAGTTAGTGGCAATAGCACCTTAAACAGTACGGTGGCGGTGGATGCACCGAGGTCTCGCGCCGCTTCAACTAAAGAATAATCGACTCGCATTAGTGCGGTGTACAGTGGCAATATCATGAAGGGCAAGTAGGTGTATACAATGCCAATGTATACCGCTGTATCGGTGTGCAAAATTTGTAATGGCTCGTCGATGAGGCCTAGGTAAAGCAGGATGTTATTGAGAAAACCATTGTTTTTCAGAATGCCTATCCATGCATAAACGCGGATCAGAAAGCTGGTCCAAGAAGGCAAAATAATTAGCATCAGCAGAATATTACGGTTGGCCGGGCTAGAGTGCACAATCGCCCAAGCCATCGGAAAACCAATGATCAAGCACAGCAGGGTGGAAATCGACGCGATCCGTACCGACTCTAAGTAGGAGCTGATGTAGAGATCATCACTAATCAGATAAGCGTAGTTGCCTAGATTTAGCAGAATTTGCACCTGCTCATCCACCATGGTAACCAATTGGCTATAGGGTGGAATGGCGATCATCGCTTCAGAGAAACTAATCTTGAAAACGATGAAAAACGGCATTAAGAAAAATAAAAATAACCAAAAATAGGGCAGCGATAATATCGCGCAGCGCCCGCTGGGAATAAGCCGCGCCAAGCGCTGCTTAAACTTATGCTTTGCTTGAGTTGTCATATCTTCAGTACCACGCAGCTATCGGCTTGCCAGCATAGATAAACTTGATCTTCCCAGGTAGGCATATTATTGCGATGGCGGCTGCTGTTCGGCATGGCTACGGTTACCCGTTTGCCACTGGCCAATCGCACGTAATAGATAGATTGTTCACCCAAGTAGGCGATATCTTCTACCTTACCCTGACAGACGTTGTTATTGCGGCCTTTTAAGGTTTTAAAGATGCTCATTTTTTCCGGACGAACTGCCACCATGAAGGGCACGCCAGGAGCGGCTGAAACACCATGATTGAGGCTGATAGGATAACCCAAGTCTGGACAGTCGATGGTCGCGCTGTCGTTGTCGTTATCGCTCACGACTCCTTCAAAAACGTTTACCGAACCAATAAACTCGGCACTGAAACGCGAGTTGGGGTATTCGTAAATCTCTTCCGGTTCGCCCACTTGCACGAATTGGCCACGGTTCATAATGGCGATACGGCTGGCCATGGTCATAGCTTCTTCTTGGTCGTGGGTTACCATTACACAGGTTACGCCCACTTTTTCCAGAATGTCGACCACTTCTAGCTGCATTTGCCCACGAAGATTTTTATCTAGTGCGCCCATCGGTTCGTCTAGTAGCAACAGTTTGGGGCGTTTGGCGAGGCTACGTGCCAAGGCTACCCGCTGGCGTTGCCCACCAGAAAGTTGATGAGGCTTGCGGCGGGCGTAGTCTTTCATGCGCACTAGCTCTAGCATGCGCGCCACTGTGTCGCCAATCTCGTCTTTGGGGAGCTTATCTTGCTTCAAACCAAAGGCGATGTTTTGCTCCACCGTCATATGTGGGAATAAAGCATAAGATTGGAACATCATATTAACTGGGCGCTGATGTGGCGGAACACCAATTAATTCCTGCTTATCAAGAATGATTTTACCCGCGCTAGGCTTTTCAAAGCCGGCTAACATGCGTAATAGGGTGGATTTACCACAACCCGATGCGCCTAACAGGGCAAATATTTCGCCTTTGTTAATGGTTAGGCTTACGTTATCTACCGCGATGGCTCCATCGTAATCTTTACTAATATTTTCAATCTGTAACAAAGGCTCTGGAGCCGTTTCACCGTCTACCGGAAGCTTTTGTATGTGTGACACCGCAGCCATTGCGGATCCTCCATAAAGAAACAAAAACGTGCTTGCCACCCGAAGGTGGCAAGCGACTAGTTAGTTTTGAAGAAACTTCGTCCAAGAACGAGTCAGTGTTCTAGACACCTTAGCTTGCATCAGCTTAGCGCCATATAGCTTCGCTAGTGTCTCGTCGCTAGGGTAAATACCAGGGTGGTTAATAATTTCAGGGTCGATAAACTCTTTTGATGCGGGAGTTGGGTTGGCATACCACACATAGTTAGAGACTTCTGAAATTACCTTAGGCTGCAATAAGAAGTTAATGAATTTATGGGCGTTGTCTTTATGTGGAGCATCAGCAGGAATGGCCATTAAGTCAAACCACGCCAAAGCACCCTCTTGAGGTATCACGTATTCTACTTCAACACCGTTATCAGCTTCGGCGGCGCGGTCAGAGGCCTGTAATACGTCACCCGACCAACCTACAGCAACACAAATATCGCCATTGGCGAGGTCGTTGATGTACTGAGAGGAGTGGAAGTAGGTGATGTAAGGTCGCACAGCTTTTAGCAGTTTATAGGCTTCGCCATCGTCTTTATAATCGTTGACATCGGTACTGTTGGGATCTTTACCCAAATAGTGCAGAGCCGCAGAAAATATTTCGGTTGGTGCATTTAAGAAGGCCACGCCACACTGTTGGAGTTTTTCCATATTTTCTGGTTTAAACACCAAATCCCAGCTGTTGAGAGGGGCATCTTCGCCTAATACTTCTTTAACTTTATTTGCGTTATAACCTAAGCCAGTGGTTCCCCATAAATAAGGCACTGCGTACTGATTTCCAGGATCGGCAGTTTCGTCAAGCATGGCCATGATTTTAGCATCTAAATTGCTGTAATTGGTGAGTTTTGTTTTGTCTAATTTCATAAACGCGCCGGCTTGAACTTGGCGAGCTAGAAAGTCTGAAGTGGGGACAACAATATCAAAGCCAGTTGAACCTGATAAAATTTTAGCTTCGAGTACTTCGTTTGAGTCAAATACGTCGTAAACCACTTTAATACCGGTTTCCGCTTCAAATTGAGCGATGGTATCTTCGGCAATATAATCTGACCAGTTGTATACGTTCAGTACTTTTTCTTCTGCTGCCTGCAGATTCATCGCGCTGGCAGTTAACAGGGAAGCTAGGGTTAGCTTCAGGCTAGCGTTTTTCATCTTAATTCTCCAATTCCTTGTGGTGATTGCTCGTACTGCTTCGCGGATTAACTCAATGCCTGCAGAGTGTCATCCAAACTTTGTTTTGCCAGTGTAACTAACTGGTCTACTTGTTGTTTTGTAATTACTAATGGTGGTGAAATAATCATGGTTTGGCCACAGGCGCGCATGATTAAGCCATTGTTTATACATATATCACGGCAAACTTCGCCAGCGTTAACTTCTTTGGCAAAGCGTTGCTTAGTTTGCTTATCGGCCACTAATTCTAAAGCTGCAACCATACCTTTAGAGCGGGCTTCACCCACTAGCGGATGCTCGGCCAACTCCTGCCAGCGTTGAGCTAAATAAGGCGCAACTTCATCACGCACTCGGCTAACGATGTTTTCCTGTTGCATGATGCGAATATTTTCGATGGCTACCGCACAGGCGGCGGGGTGACCGGAATAGGTGAAGCCGTGGGCAAACTCACTATTGGCATCGGTAATCACTTTAGCCACTTCATCAGACACCATCACCGCACCAAGAGGCAGGTAACCAGAGGTAATGCCCTTGGCTAAACACAGTAGATCGGGTTTGATGTTGAAGGTTTGACTAGCAAACCATTCACCGGTACGGCCGAAACCGCAGATCACTTCGTCTACTACCAACAAAATATCGTACTTATCGCAGATCCGTTGAATTTCTGGCCAGTAACTGTCGGGTGGAATAATGACTCCACCGGCGCCTTGAATCGGCTCGGCAATAAAGGCCGCTACCTTATCTTCGCCCAATTCCAATATTTTCTGTTCTAACTGACGAGCGCGTTCTAAGCCAAATTCTTGAGGATCTTGACCTTGGCCTTCTTCAAACCAGTAGGGTTGATCAATATGACAAATATTGGGGATGGGTAAACCGCCTTGCTGATGCATAAAGGCCATGCCACCTAAGCTGGCCCCAGCCATGGTGCTGCCGTGATAGGCATTTTTACGGCTAATGATTTCCAGCTTTTGTGGTTGGCCTTTGCTGGCCCAGTAATGGCGAACCATGCGCACTACGGTGTCGTTACACTCAGAACCCGAGCCGGTAAAGAAGGCATGGTTTAAACCTTCTGGGGTTAATTCGGCTAAGAGAGTGGATAATTCCACGGCGGGTGTGTGAGTGGTTTGAAAAAACAGGTTGTAATAAGGAAGTTGTTGCATTTGTTTAGCGGCCGCGTCCACTAGCTCCTGACGGCCATAGCCTAAGTTTACGCACCATAAACCAGCCATGGCATCGAGCAACTTATTGCCCTCACTGTCGTATACAAAAACACCTTCGCCTCGTTCTATCACTCGTGCTCCTTTAGCATTTAACTCCTTAAAGTTAGTAAAGGGATGTAAGCAATGGGCGCTGTCCTGTTGTTGTATCGTCAATGTTGTGCTCATTTCGCCTCCTTGTGGCCTGAGTTTGTTCTGTGGCTAAACGTTAAGTAATAAAAACTCACGTTCCCATGAACTGATCACTTTGAAATAGGTTTGATATTCTTTGCGTTTTACTGCGACGTAGCAGTTTACGAAACGCTCGCCGAGGATCTCTTTTAGCTCTGCGCTCTGCTCTAACTCGGCTAGCGCTTCTTCTAGGGTGCCTGGCAGAATGTAACGGTCTTCACTCACATCACCGGTTTCTTGGGCAGAAGGTTGCAACTGTTGTTTCATACCAAGGTAACCACAGGCTAGAGTGAGCGCCATGGCTAAATAAGGATTGGCATCGGCGCCGGCAAAGCGGTTTTCTACGCGACGGTTGCGCGCATCACAATGTGGAATACGTAGCCCAACGGTGCGGTTGTCCACGCCCCATTGCAAATTGATGGGGGCAGATTCACCAAACATTAAACGACGGTAACTGTTCACGTTCGGTGCGTAGAAGGCAATGCTGGCTGGGGTGTATTTCTGCAAGCCGGCAATGTAGCTTAAAAACTGTTGGCTATTGCTGCCATCTGCATTGGAGAACAGGTTATTGCCCTCTGAGTCTTCTAAGCTTTGATGGATGTGCATGGCGCTGCCCGGCTCATCTTCCATCGGTTTGGCCATGAAGGTGGCATAAATATCGTGCTGCAAGGCCGCTTCACGCATGGTGCGTTTAAATAAGAAGACTTGATCGCAAAGTAGAGTCGGTTCGCCGTGGTCGAAGTTGATTTCCATTTGCGCCGCACCTGATTCATGCACCAGCGTATCGACTTCTAGTTGCTGAGCATCACAGTAGTCGTACATATCTTCGAAGACTGGGTCAAATTCGTTAACGGCGTCGATACTGAAAGATTGGCGGGCGGTTTCGGGGCGACCATTTCGGCCTATTGGCGGTTCCAGTGGGTAATCCCAATCGAGGTTTTTCTTGACCAAGAAAAACTCTAACTCTGGTGCCACTATGGGTTTCCAGCCTTCTTTTTCATACAAGGCTAAAACGCGTTTTAATACTGAGCGAGGCGCAATGTCGACCAGATTTCCTTCGCGGTCGTAGCAATCGTGAATAAGTTGGGCAGTAGGCTCTTTAGCCCAGGGAACGAAGCGGACACTTTCTGTGTCGGGTTCAAGGTTCATGTCCTTTTCAGTCCAGTCGAAGTGTTCTTCGCCTTCGTCTGGCCATTCACCCGTCACCGTTTGGTAGAAAATCGATTCGGGAAGGCGCATGCCACCTTCCTTGAGATATTTGTTTGCCGGGATAATTTTACCGCGAGCGTTACCTGTAATATCGGGAATCAAACACTCAACTTCGGTTATGTGGTTCTCCGTAAACCATTTCCTGACGTTTTCCATAATCACCTGTCATTTCTTGTTAAGTAAACAGGGACAAAAATCACAATTGGTGAATTTTCGCTCCGTGCTATTAAGGATTGTCAGAATTTGCGGCCAATGTCAATAAGGTGTTAAATAAAAACTAAATAAGAGCCTATTTTTCAGTTAATGAGCAAAATGGTTTGCATTATACTTAACACTGTGGTGTAAATTTAAGGGCTAAAAGGGACGCTTTTACCAAAGGACTGTTAATTATGTTGAAACACCAGCCTCAAATTGAGCCAGTCAGTTTACTGCAACAAGTCGAAGATTTTCTAGCGCTTCATCCGCAGCTAGAGAGTGTGGATTTGATGCTTTCTGATATGAATGGGGTGATTAGGGGCAAACGTATTGAAGCTGCGTCCCTCACCAAGATAGTTAAAGAAGGCATGTGTTTACCAGCATCGGTATTTGCTTTAGATATTTGCGGCGAGACCGTAGAAGAAACTGGGCTTGGCTTTGAGCAGGGCGATGGCGATAGGATTTGCCACATATTGCCTCACAGCTTGAGTTTGATTCCGTGGAAGAAGAATGCCGGACAAGCCTTAGTGACTATGCATGAAGTGAATGGCGAGCCATTTTTTGCAGATCCTCGGCAATTGCTGAGCAAAAAGCTAGCGGGTTTACACCAACAAGGTTTATTCCCCTGTGTGGCTATTGAGTGGGAATTTTACCTATTAGATGCGCGTAGCGAAAACCGCGAACCTAAAGCGCCCTTATTACCCAAATCACAACAACGCATGCAGCAAACGCAGGTCTATTCATTAGATGAGCTAGACGAATTTGCCGAGTTTATTCGAGATATTCAAGAATATTGCCATACCCAGAATATTCCCAGCGATAACGTTATTGCAGAATATGCACCGGGCCAATTTGAAGTCACCTTGCAGCATCAAACGGATCCGCTGTTGGCCTGTGACCAAGCGATATTGTTAAAACGTGCCATTAAGGCGGTGGCCAAACAGCATGGTTATGTGGCGACCTTTATGGCTAAGCCCTATGCCGAGCATTCTGGCAATGGCTGTCATGTGCACATTAGTATGCTGGATCAGCACGGCAAAAACCGTTTCTCTAATGACCAGCAGTTACTTGAGTTCGCCTTAGCTGGCTTGTTAGACACCATGCCACAGGCGATAGCCTTGCTGGCGCCTAATGCCAATTCTTATCGTCGTTTTCAGCCTGATATGTTTGTGCCGCTGCAAGCCAACTGGGGCTGGGATAACCGCACCGTAGCGCTACGTATTCCGTCGGGCAGTAAAGCCAATCGACGTATTGAGCACCGCGTATCGGGTGCAGACTGTAACCCATATATTGTCATGGCGGCCTTATTTGCTGGCATTGAGTATGGCATTAGCCAGCAATTAGTTTGCCCACCACCGATCGCCGGTGATGCCAGTAAGGTGCCTGCTCCAGCCTTACCTAGTTCTTGGGAACAAGCCTTGGAGACGTTCTCTCAATCTACCCTGTGGTCGCTATTGGGGGATGACTTTAGCCATGTTTATTACGCCAATAAACTGAATGAGCTGCAGCGCTTTGAGGCGCAGGTCACACCTTTAGAGCAACAGTGGTATCAGCAAATGGTATAGCAGCCAAACTCGGTCATAAACAGTCTCTGCGGGGGCTGTTTTTTCGGTTGCAGACAAACACAGATTTTATTTCACAACTAAAGGGGAGTGTATGAAAGAGCAACACGCAAATTCATATTACGCGGCCAGTGCTAACTTAAAGTTAGACTATCCGCAGTTGCAAGGAGAGCAGCAAGCAGATGTTTGTGTGGTTGGTGCGGGGATTACCGGAGCTACCACCGCCTTAGAATTAGCTGAAAAAGGCTATAAGGTGATTCTGCTAGAGGCCGAGCGCGTTGGTTGGGGGGCGTCGGGACGCAGTGGCGGTCAGGCTATTTTTGGCTGGGCGGCAGAGCAGTCCACCCTGGAAAAGCTAATGGGTAAAGAAGATGCCAAAATCATGTGGGATCTGTCGGTAGAGTCTTTAGCCGTTACCAAAGAAAACATCAAAAAACACAATATTGATTGTGATTGGCAAGATGGCCAAATGCATGTGGCGGTGAAGGAGCGGCAGGTAAAAGAGCTGAACTTCTGGCACCGACAGTTACGCGATGATTATGGCTATGAGCATTTGGAATACTGGGATCGCGATAAACTCAGCAGCCAACTTCACAGTCCTCGTTATCTTGGTGGTATGTTCGACCCAAATAGTGGCCACCTACACCCGCTAAATTACACCCTCGGCTTGGTTAAAGCCGCCGAGTTGGCCGGCGTGGAGATTTACGAAGAAAGTAAAGTCACCAAGTTGACTCACGGTAATAAAGTGACCCTAGAAACCGCGCAAGGCAAGGTGACTTGTTCGCATGTGGTATTGGCCTGTAACGCCTACATGCAAGGCTTAAATAGCAAACTTGAAAGTAAAGTGATGCCTGTGGGCACCTACATTTGTGCCACTAAACCTCTGGGCGAAGAGCGCGCTCGTGAGTTGATTGGTAATAACATGGCGGTGTGTGACATTAACTTTGTACTGGATTATTACCGCTGCTCTGCCGATCATCGCATGCTCTTTGGTGGTCGAGTGAGTTACTCGGGTATTGAACCGAGAAACCTTGCCGCGACCATGAAACAGCGTATGGATTGGGTATTCCCGCAGTTAGCCGATGAACAAGTGGAGTTTGCTTGGGGCGGTAATGTAGGTATTACCATTAATCGCGCGCCGCATTTTGGGCGGATTGCGCCTAACGTGTATTTTGCACAAGGCTTCTCGGGCCATGGTATTGCCGCTACTGGTTTGGCTGGGCGTATGATGGCCGAATCTATTAGTGCGACCTCGGAGCGCTTTGATATCTTTGAGAAGATCCCGCATATGCCATTCCCAGGAGGACGTCTATTCCGTACTCCGGCCTTGGTCTTGGCAATGACCTACTACCGAATTAGAGATTTACTCTAGTTAACACAAGGACCTGTTGTTGTTTGATGGTGATTTGCTTCGCTAAACAACAGTAGGTTCTACTTCTTCCTCTCATTCGTACCATAGTGCGGCTTTTCTCTGCTGCTAGGCTACGAGCTAGTTCTGGTTTCCCGCTATACTTGCGCCATTGTTGTTTCATTTAGGGTGCTAAGTTATGGCTGAATCGCCAATTAATCATTTTTTTCCACAAGCAAGCCGTTTAGTTTATGGTTGCATGGGCCTCGGTGGTTCATGGGACGCTAGCGAGCTAGAATCTCATCATTTGGCCCAAGCCCACGCGGTGGTTGATGCTGCGTTAGAGATAGGCATTAACTATTTTGACCACGCCGACATCTACACCCTTGGCAAGGCTGAACAAGTATTTGGCCGAGTATTGGCCGAGCGCCCTGAATTACGCCAACAAATTATTTTGCAAAGCAAATGTGCCATCCGTTTTGCCGATGAACAATGGTGTGGCCGTTATGATTGGTCGGCTGATTACATTCGTGAAAGCGTAGAAGGCTCATTGCGTCGCCTACAAACCGATAGCCTAGACGTATTATTATTGCACCGCCCCGACCCTTTAGCTGAAATGGACGAAGTCGCTGAAGTGTTAATGTCGCTTAAAAATAGTGGCAAGGTACAGCACTTTGGGGTGTCCAATATGAGTGGGGCGCAATGTGCTTACTTGCAATCAGCGCTGGGCATGCCGTTGGTGGCCAATCAGTTAGAGATGAGCTTGGCTAAGTTAGATTGGCTAGATCACAATATTGCGGTAAACGATGAGCAAGTGAAAGGCCATAGTTTTACTGCCGGTACGCTTGAATACTGTGCCATGAATAAGCTGCAAGTGCAGGCTTGGGGAAGTTTGGCCAAGGGCTTATTTAGTGGTGCGGATTTGGGTCAGGCAACTGAGGCTCAGCGCGCTACCTCCAACTTGGTTCGCCAATATGCCGAGCAGTTAAACAGCTCGCCAGAAGCGGTGGTGCTCGCCTTCTTGTTGCGCCATCCTGCGGGGATCCAGCCAGTTATTGGTAGCGTTAATATCGATAGGATCCGCGCCTGCGCCGATGCCTGCAAGCTAAGCTTAAGTCGTGAGCAATGGTATCAGTTGTACGTGAGCTCTCGTGGTAGAGCCTTGCCCTAGCTTTAACAGCGTTAGGCTAGTTGGAACGGAGCTGCTGGCGTAACTTGATTAGCCAGTAGCCCACCAAAACACTTAAAACAACTGTTGATACCGGCATCACTAACCAGATGCCGCTGATCCCCCACATCAGTGGTAGTAGTAGCATAAAGGGCAATTGAATGAGCATATTGCCTACCGAGATCACGTTGGCTCGAGAAGCTTGGTTTAGTGACTGAAAAACCACCGCGCCGGTGAAGATAAGACCATCTAAAGGCATCGCCCAGAGGTGTAAACGGATCCCCAATACGGTAGCGTCCAGCAAGGCTGGGTCGTTGTTATTAAACACCGCAACGCTCAGCTCGCTAAAGCTATTTAGCAACACCACGCAGACGATACCGCTGCCAATAATAATGCTAAAGCCTAGCCGCAGAACCTTTAGAACATTGTCATAACGTTTAGCACCATAGTTGTAGGAAATTAGCGGCTGCATGCCATTGGCAAAGCCTTCTGCAATAAAGTAATAAACCACGCTGATGTATAGCACGATGGCATAGGCACCGGTTTCCGTTACACTGCCAAACTTTAAGAATAAGTAGTTATGAATCACCGTAATAAAAGCGGTGTAGAGGGTCGTGAAAAAGCTGCTTAGGCCAAGGTTAGCGATGCGATAAAAGTAGCGTGGAGTAAACCTAAATTCACGGTTAACTAACTTAAGCTGACTACGAGCTGAACCAAAGTAAGCCAAGGCCAGCGTAAAGACTAAAGCCTGTGCGGCCAAGGTAGCGTAGGCCGCGCCTTTTAAGTCCCAATTCCATTGCACAATAAACAGATAATCTAGAGCAATATTGGCTAGTGCGCCAAGCACCATTAAGCCGGTGGCAACGTTAGGGCATTGTCGTTACGCACTAAGATAGGTAAGGCGCAGCTGACTATCACTAACAAGGAACCGTGTCCCATGATTGTTAAATAATGCTCGGCCATGACTTGGATATGACCAGAGGCTCCCTGCCAGCGAATTGGCGCGGCTTGTAAGTAGTAGAGGCTTAGGCTGATTAATGCAGCCAACACGAGCATCAAGAGTAGCGCGTGACTAAATAGGTTGTGGGCTTTTTCAGGGCGCTTTTGGCCGCTGGCAATGGAAATTAATGCTCCGCCTCCAACACCAATCATTAGGCCGATGCCGGTGACTAAAAACATGATCGGCCAAGCTAGGTTGATTGCGGCTAAGCCGTCGGCGCCAAGAACTTGGCCAATAAAAATCCCATCCACAATTAGGTAGATGCCACTCACGATCATCGCCATTACTGAAGGAATGGAAAAGCGCCAAAATTGGCGACTAATGTTTTGACTGAGCATGGCTTGCCGTTACTTAAGCGAAGTGATTAAAAAATAGTGCAAAAATTTGCGTCCGTTCCATCATAGGCATTTTTAAAGCAGAGGCAATCTACAATATTGCTATTTCTTATTAGCACTTGTTAGTTATTCACCAGATTGCTCTAGCTGCAGGGAATGCTGCTGTAAGCTCAACTATTTTCAGGGTATTTCTCCCAAGATTGAACTGAAAAAATACGCCGAGTTTTACTCAGCCTAAGCGGCGCTTTGATGGCGTTGTTGGAAAATTCTACAATCATCAGTTTTTTTATAAAATGTCTGGACAGGGCTGAGCTAAAACCCTAATATACGCCTCCGCCAGCATTGAGCACCCGTAGCTCAGCTGGATAGAGCGTCGCCCTCCGGAGGCGAAGGTCACAGGTTCGACTCCTGTCGGGTGCGCCATAGCTTCGGAAATGCTCGAAATACTCAGTGGTGGGTATAGCTCAGTTGGTAGAGCCCCGGATTGTGATTCCGGTTGTCGTGGGTTCAAATCCCATTACTCACCCCATTATTTTAAATATTAGACTCTGTCTGGTATTAATTAGATGCTGCAGCACTTGATAGCGCAGCATCGAAAGATTTAAAATAGCAAGACATCGGTGATGACGTTTCATGGTAGCGCATCGTCGCGAAGCTCATAGAGAGTGGGACCAGAGGGTTTAAGCTCTACAATATCAAGAAAAATCGGTGATTAGCGCAGCTTGGTAGCGCATCTGGTTTGGGACCAGAGGGTCGGGAGTTCGAATCTCTCATCACCGACCACATTTAGAAAGCCCCGTCATTAATGACGGGGCTTTTTTGTACTTGATAGTTAAGAAATCGGAGTTCGCCTTTTAATCTTGACTCATCACCGATCACTTTCAAAAGCCTGCTCATTTGAGCAGGCTTTTTTCGTTGCTCCGAATACTTGTTTGCGAACTTGTCCAATTCATTTATATACGCTTAGCTATAGCTAGGGCATGCGCTTAATGTTCAGGTAAATTTTCTGAGTAAATGGGGGGTAATTGCTG from Agarivorans gilvus includes the following:
- a CDS encoding ABC transporter permease subunit, whose protein sequence is MDAIPVYKTKWKWLILGLGLSFLYVPILSLVIYSFNANRLVTVWSGFSTQWYGALFEDTLLMNGITLSLTIGFLSASAAVVLGTLAAFVMTRFKKFRGETSFAFMITAPLVMPEVITGLSLLLLFISLGQVFDLFSQRGMLTIWIAHVTFCTAYVSVVVSSRLRELDKSIEEAAMDLGATPFKVFFVITLPTILPALVAGWLLAFTLSLDDLVIASFVSGPSATTLPMVVFSSVRLGVSPKINALATLIIAVVSVATFIAWWVMAKAEKRRMQELKTANGS
- the potH gene encoding putrescine ABC transporter permease PotH, which translates into the protein MTTQAKHKFKQRLARLIPSGRCAILSLPYFWLFLFFLMPFFIVFKISFSEAMIAIPPYSQLVTMVDEQVQILLNLGNYAYLISDDLYISSYLESVRIASISTLLCLIIGFPMAWAIVHSSPANRNILLMLIILPSWTSFLIRVYAWIGILKNNGFLNNILLYLGLIDEPLQILHTDTAVYIGIVYTYLPFMILPLYTALMRVDYSLVEAARDLGASTATVLFKVLLPLTKAGVIAGSMLVFIPAVGEFVIPELLGGPDSILIGKILWQEFFNNRDWPVAAAVASVMLLLLMVPILLFYRYQKRELEAA
- the potG gene encoding putrescine ABC transporter ATP-binding subunit PotG — its product is MAAVSHIQKLPVDGETAPEPLLQIENISKDYDGAIAVDNVSLTINKGEIFALLGASGCGKSTLLRMLAGFEKPSAGKIILDKQELIGVPPHQRPVNMMFQSYALFPHMTVEQNIAFGLKQDKLPKDEIGDTVARMLELVRMKDYARRKPHQLSGGQRQRVALARSLAKRPKLLLLDEPMGALDKNLRGQMQLEVVDILEKVGVTCVMVTHDQEEAMTMASRIAIMNRGQFVQVGEPEEIYEYPNSRFSAEFIGSVNVFEGVVSDNDNDSATIDCPDLGYPISLNHGVSAAPGVPFMVAVRPEKMSIFKTLKGRNNNVCQGKVEDIAYLGEQSIYYVRLASGKRVTVAMPNSSRHRNNMPTWEDQVYLCWQADSCVVLKI
- a CDS encoding extracellular solute-binding protein, producing the protein MKNASLKLTLASLLTASAMNLQAAEEKVLNVYNWSDYIAEDTIAQFEAETGIKVVYDVFDSNEVLEAKILSGSTGFDIVVPTSDFLARQVQAGAFMKLDKTKLTNYSNLDAKIMAMLDETADPGNQYAVPYLWGTTGLGYNANKVKEVLGEDAPLNSWDLVFKPENMEKLQQCGVAFLNAPTEIFSAALHYLGKDPNSTDVNDYKDDGEAYKLLKAVRPYITYFHSSQYINDLANGDICVAVGWSGDVLQASDRAAEADNGVEVEYVIPQEGALAWFDLMAIPADAPHKDNAHKFINFLLQPKVISEVSNYVWYANPTPASKEFIDPEIINHPGIYPSDETLAKLYGAKLMQAKVSRTLTRSWTKFLQN
- a CDS encoding aspartate aminotransferase family protein, translating into MSTTLTIQQQDSAHCLHPFTNFKELNAKGARVIERGEGVFVYDSEGNKLLDAMAGLWCVNLGYGRQELVDAAAKQMQQLPYYNLFFQTTHTPAVELSTLLAELTPEGLNHAFFTGSGSECNDTVVRMVRHYWASKGQPQKLEIISRKNAYHGSTMAGASLGGMAFMHQQGGLPIPNICHIDQPYWFEEGQGQDPQEFGLERARQLEQKILELGEDKVAAFIAEPIQGAGGVIIPPDSYWPEIQRICDKYDILLVVDEVICGFGRTGEWFASQTFNIKPDLLCLAKGITSGYLPLGAVMVSDEVAKVITDANSEFAHGFTYSGHPAACAVAIENIRIMQQENIVSRVRDEVAPYLAQRWQELAEHPLVGEARSKGMVAALELVADKQTKQRFAKEVNAGEVCRDICINNGLIMRACGQTMIISPPLVITKQQVDQLVTLAKQSLDDTLQALS
- a CDS encoding glutamine synthetase family protein — encoded protein: MENVRKWFTENHITEVECLIPDITGNARGKIIPANKYLKEGGMRLPESIFYQTVTGEWPDEGEEHFDWTEKDMNLEPDTESVRFVPWAKEPTAQLIHDCYDREGNLVDIAPRSVLKRVLALYEKEGWKPIVAPELEFFLVKKNLDWDYPLEPPIGRNGRPETARQSFSIDAVNEFDPVFEDMYDYCDAQQLEVDTLVHESGAAQMEINFDHGEPTLLCDQVFLFKRTMREAALQHDIYATFMAKPMEDEPGSAMHIHQSLEDSEGNNLFSNADGSNSQQFLSYIAGLQKYTPASIAFYAPNVNSYRRLMFGESAPINLQWGVDNRTVGLRIPHCDARNRRVENRFAGADANPYLAMALTLACGYLGMKQQLQPSAQETGDVSEDRYILPGTLEEALAELEQSAELKEILGERFVNCYVAVKRKEYQTYFKVISSWEREFLLLNV